From Candidatus Polarisedimenticolia bacterium, the proteins below share one genomic window:
- a CDS encoding SRPBCC domain-containing protein has product MPKLFVDKKITINAPAPKVWNALTKRENTDAWAREFSSGGPQFHIESAWELGAPVLWKGEDGNTVVKGSVTALEPNKLLRFTVFDVRKGDAPQLTEDDGITCELKKAKGKTTLHVLQGDFSAIEEGEKYRNLSAEIWDRVLPKIKEIAEAPAEEKERTCGKGLAESAALPAKLGEVIASVAENLEIHLDALDRNDERSKHEYDAYEKLAREHREIALQLTAVADAMVGYWDLPMGHHDPEAMADPKVMQAFEKLIHLERDLASLLQRRAEDHKALLAGK; this is encoded by the coding sequence ATGCCGAAACTATTCGTCGACAAGAAGATCACGATCAACGCTCCGGCTCCCAAGGTGTGGAACGCGCTGACCAAGCGCGAGAACACCGATGCATGGGCCCGCGAGTTCTCCAGCGGCGGCCCGCAATTCCATATCGAATCGGCCTGGGAGCTGGGCGCTCCCGTCCTCTGGAAGGGCGAGGACGGCAACACCGTCGTCAAGGGAAGCGTCACGGCCCTCGAGCCGAACAAGCTGCTGCGCTTCACCGTCTTCGACGTGCGCAAAGGGGACGCGCCGCAGCTCACCGAAGACGACGGCATCACCTGCGAGCTGAAGAAGGCGAAGGGCAAGACGACCCTGCACGTCCTGCAGGGCGATTTCTCGGCCATAGAAGAGGGGGAGAAATACCGCAATCTGAGCGCCGAGATCTGGGACCGCGTGCTGCCGAAGATCAAGGAGATCGCGGAAGCCCCCGCCGAGGAGAAGGAGAGGACCTGTGGGAAGGGCCTCGCCGAGAGCGCCGCCTTGCCGGCCAAGCTCGGAGAGGTGATCGCCTCCGTGGCCGAGAACCTGGAGATTCACTTGGATGCGCTCGACAGGAACGACGAGCGATCGAAGCACGAGTACGACGCCTACGAAAAGCTCGCCCGCGAGCACCGGGAGATCGCGCTGCAGCTGACGGCGGTCGCCGACGCCATGGTCGGCTATTGGGACCTGCCGATGGGGCACCACGATCCCGAGGCGATGGCCGATCCCAAGGTGATGCAGGCCTTCGAGAAGCTCATCCACCTCGAGCGGGACCTCGCGAGCCTGCTCCAGCGGCGCGCCGAAGACCACAAGGCGCTGCTGGCGGGAAAGTAG
- a CDS encoding DUF1801 domain-containing protein, with protein MAELKTRQNDRSVAGFLKSIPDARQREDSIALVKLLREATRKEPKMWGASIVGFGSYPYKYASGHEGDSCLVGFSPRKQNLTLYIMPGFGESADLLKKLGKHKTGQACLYIKRLEDVDLPTLKKLVQQSVKRMNRAAS; from the coding sequence ATGGCGGAGTTGAAGACCAGGCAGAACGATCGCAGCGTGGCGGGTTTCCTGAAGAGCATCCCCGACGCGCGCCAGCGCGAGGACTCGATCGCTCTCGTCAAGCTCCTGCGGGAAGCCACCCGCAAGGAGCCGAAGATGTGGGGCGCCAGCATCGTCGGCTTCGGCAGCTATCCTTATAAGTACGCCAGCGGGCACGAAGGCGACTCCTGCCTCGTCGGGTTCTCGCCGCGTAAGCAGAACCTCACTCTCTACATCATGCCCGGATTCGGCGAGTCGGCCGATCTGCTGAAGAAGCTGGGCAAGCACAAGACGGGCCAGGCGTGCCTCTACATCAAGCGGCTCGAGGACGTCGATCTTCCGACCTTGAAGAAGCTCGTCCAGCAGTCGGTGAAAAGAATGAATCGGGCCGCCTCCTGA
- a CDS encoding isocitrate lyase/phosphoenolpyruvate mutase family protein, whose amino-acid sequence MKEPRKKTPRKKPVDRCRELRRLHESGCFVIPNAWDLGSALLLAKLGFPAIATTSSGFAWSRGRPDTRMTLQETLRHLRSIARGVAVPVHADFEGGFATAPETVGANAAAAAATGVAGLSIEDSTGDPAEPLFEFALAVERVRSARREIDAGGTGALLTARSEGFIVGRPDLAATLRRLAAYAEAGADCLYAPGLRSTEDIVALVRAVAPKPVNVLVGSDFTTVSEMAALGVRRISVGGALARAAWAAFLAAAREIAEKGTFKSLAGAVPFDEINSSFDSD is encoded by the coding sequence ATGAAGGAGCCTCGAAAGAAGACGCCCCGGAAGAAACCGGTCGATCGCTGCCGGGAATTGCGGCGCCTCCACGAGTCGGGCTGTTTCGTGATCCCCAACGCGTGGGATCTGGGAAGCGCGCTGCTGCTCGCCAAGCTGGGCTTTCCGGCGATCGCCACGACCAGCTCCGGCTTCGCCTGGTCGCGCGGCCGGCCCGACACTCGGATGACGCTTCAGGAGACGCTGCGCCATCTCCGGAGCATCGCCCGCGGCGTCGCTGTTCCGGTCCACGCCGACTTCGAGGGAGGCTTCGCGACCGCGCCCGAGACGGTCGGCGCCAATGCCGCCGCGGCGGCGGCGACCGGCGTCGCGGGACTCTCCATCGAGGACTCCACGGGCGATCCCGCGGAGCCCCTCTTCGAGTTCGCCCTCGCCGTCGAGCGGGTGCGCTCCGCGCGGCGGGAGATCGACGCCGGCGGGACGGGCGCCCTGCTCACGGCGCGCTCCGAAGGATTCATCGTCGGGCGCCCGGATCTCGCGGCGACGCTCCGGCGGCTTGCGGCCTATGCCGAGGCGGGGGCCGACTGCCTGTACGCGCCCGGGCTCCGCTCCACCGAGGACATCGTAGCGCTGGTGCGGGCGGTCGCTCCCAAGCCGGTGAACGTCTTGGTGGGCAGCGACTTCACGACGGTCTCCGAGATGGCCGCGCTCGGCGTCCGCCGGATCAGCGTCGGGGGCGCCTTGGCGCGCGCGGCGTGGGCGGCCTTCCTCGCCGCCGCGCGGGAGATCGCCGAGAAGGGGACTTTCAAGTCGCTCGCCGGGGCCGTCCCCTTCGACGAGATCAACTCCTCCTTCGATTCCGACTGA
- a CDS encoding DUF5996 family protein, protein MVVSSASASEAWPPLPLEEWQDTCATLHLWTQVVGKVRLTQTPWTNHSWHVALYVTARGLTTRTIPHGERIFQIDFDFVDHRLVVANSDGRAGGFPLEPQTVAVFYARLMAELDRLDLHVGIHRKPNEVPEAIPFDKDETHRAYDAEYANRFWRILLQSDRILKIFRARFGGKCSPIHFFWGSADLAVTRFSGRPAPEHPGGVPNLPDWVARDAYSEEVSSCGFWAGGGPIPYAAFYSYAYPEPPGFAAAPVRPAGAFYSNDLREFILPYDVVRESPSPDQALLDFLETTYEAAAGLGQWNRGSLERPQDPRSSVHESRK, encoded by the coding sequence ATGGTGGTCTCTTCAGCCTCGGCCTCGGAAGCCTGGCCGCCCTTGCCTCTCGAGGAGTGGCAGGATACCTGCGCGACCCTGCACCTCTGGACGCAAGTCGTCGGGAAGGTTCGGCTCACCCAGACGCCCTGGACGAACCATTCCTGGCACGTCGCGCTCTACGTCACGGCCCGGGGCCTGACGACCAGGACGATCCCGCACGGCGAGCGCATCTTCCAGATCGATTTCGACTTCGTCGATCACCGGCTGGTCGTGGCCAACAGCGACGGGCGCGCCGGGGGCTTCCCGCTCGAGCCGCAGACGGTCGCGGTCTTCTACGCGCGGCTCATGGCGGAGCTGGACCGGCTCGATCTGCACGTCGGCATCCACCGGAAGCCGAACGAGGTTCCCGAGGCGATCCCTTTCGACAAGGACGAAACTCATCGCGCCTACGACGCGGAGTATGCCAACCGGTTCTGGCGGATCCTCCTGCAGTCCGACCGCATCTTGAAGATCTTCCGGGCGCGCTTCGGAGGAAAATGCAGCCCGATCCACTTCTTCTGGGGCTCGGCCGATCTGGCCGTCACCCGCTTCTCCGGCAGGCCGGCGCCGGAGCATCCCGGCGGCGTCCCGAACCTGCCCGACTGGGTCGCGCGCGACGCCTATTCGGAGGAGGTCAGCAGCTGCGGGTTCTGGGCGGGCGGAGGACCGATCCCGTACGCCGCGTTTTATTCTTATGCCTATCCGGAGCCTCCCGGATTCGCGGCGGCGCCGGTAAGGCCGGCGGGGGCCTTCTACAGCAACGATCTGCGCGAGTTCATTCTTCCTTATGACGTCGTCCGGGAATCGCCGTCTCCCGATCAGGCGCTCCTCGATTTCCTGGAGACCACCTACGAGGCCGCCGCCGGCCTGGGCCAATGGAATCGCGGCTCGCTGGAGCGGCCCCAGGACCCCCGAAGCAGCGTCCACGAGAGCCGCAAATGA
- a CDS encoding carboxypeptidase-like regulatory domain-containing protein, which translates to MKRSRAEKLLARIRGTVTDRGRPWPGVEVSVRGRTFRVRTDQGGRYDLPYFPYDWESNEIVVRFWAPCSLLKTREIAAKEVLVERGRSVTVDVDSDASFFAEPLFMTIEGEFLGSFSWGYERCCFEPDEGTVPQPQGNVPEIRDLWAEPVHGALFGRFKADREYRVRWKGRIEGPGSYGHLGSSSYLMVVDQVLESRVQFPWRTD; encoded by the coding sequence ATGAAGCGGAGCAGGGCGGAAAAGCTCCTGGCGCGCATCCGGGGCACGGTCACGGATCGCGGGCGGCCCTGGCCCGGCGTCGAGGTCTCCGTCCGAGGAAGGACCTTCCGGGTCCGGACCGATCAAGGCGGCCGCTACGACCTTCCCTACTTCCCCTACGATTGGGAATCCAACGAGATCGTCGTGAGGTTCTGGGCCCCGTGCAGCTTGCTCAAGACCCGGGAGATCGCCGCCAAGGAGGTCCTGGTCGAGCGGGGCAGGAGCGTGACGGTCGACGTCGACTCGGACGCGTCGTTTTTCGCCGAGCCGCTCTTCATGACGATCGAAGGGGAGTTCCTAGGCAGCTTCTCGTGGGGCTACGAGCGCTGCTGCTTCGAGCCGGACGAGGGAACCGTTCCGCAGCCGCAAGGAAATGTCCCGGAGATCCGCGACCTTTGGGCCGAGCCGGTCCACGGCGCCCTGTTCGGTCGCTTCAAGGCCGACCGGGAATACCGGGTTCGATGGAAGGGCCGGATCGAAGGCCCCGGAAGCTATGGCCACCTGGGATCGAGCTCCTACCTCATGGTGGTCGATCAGGTCCTCGAATCCAGGGTGCAGTTCCCTTGGCGGACGGATTAG
- a CDS encoding VOC family protein: protein MRFWLAALILGALGPAFAAESGAPPLNLSHCWIVVKTGAPERAALEKAGFRVAPTVNRHDGQGTASVTVELLNGFLELIYPDPGVPVSPATRAGAEKFRSKSAWRETGYSPIGIVFDRTAATPAKFPFETWRVSADWMEKGGFIEILTPKETPKAVSLSIASHPKTPESDNEALLRDPVKGAIFRHPNGTRRLTGLRVVAPSAAGLPPAASYLAGLGQVKFDVGNQWLLEVTLDEGKKGVTKNLRPDLPMVVHY from the coding sequence ATGCGATTCTGGCTCGCGGCATTGATCCTCGGCGCTCTCGGCCCGGCCTTCGCGGCGGAGAGCGGGGCGCCTCCTCTCAACCTCAGCCACTGCTGGATCGTCGTCAAGACGGGAGCGCCTGAGCGCGCGGCTCTCGAGAAGGCGGGCTTCCGCGTCGCGCCCACGGTCAACCGTCACGACGGCCAGGGGACCGCGTCGGTCACGGTCGAGCTGCTGAACGGCTTTCTCGAGCTGATCTACCCCGATCCCGGTGTGCCGGTGTCGCCGGCGACGCGCGCCGGCGCGGAAAAGTTCCGCTCGAAGTCGGCGTGGCGCGAGACCGGTTACTCCCCCATCGGGATTGTCTTCGATCGCACCGCGGCGACGCCCGCGAAGTTCCCTTTCGAGACCTGGAGAGTCTCCGCGGACTGGATGGAGAAAGGGGGCTTCATCGAGATTCTGACGCCGAAGGAGACGCCGAAGGCCGTTTCCTTGTCCATCGCTTCCCATCCGAAGACGCCCGAGAGCGACAACGAGGCTCTTCTGCGGGATCCCGTCAAGGGGGCGATCTTCCGCCATCCGAACGGCACGCGCCGTCTCACCGGCCTGCGCGTCGTCGCGCCGAGCGCCGCCGGCCTGCCGCCGGCCGCCTCCTACCTCGCCGGATTGGGACAGGTGAAGTTCGACGTCGGCAACCAATGGCTCCTCGAGGTGACGCTCGACGAAGGGAAGAAGGGCGTCACCAAGAACCTGCGGCCCGATCTTCCGATGGTCGTCCATTACTGA
- a CDS encoding S8 family serine peptidase, translating into MPNSRPGWARLAAILCLGLAGAALALVIQAPAGYSLPSGSPQDSGLRLALVDREPLPGSARIPLDQAVAEVRHDYGRSLLVRLSRQQEEALRAVGYAVRTFEDPERVGLGYYSFRVPPGPLGLPADLTADESRLAVGTYLVKLAGPARDEWLAEIRALGGEILTPIPEFTYLVRLSPRQRPRLAAKPFVEWAGPYQPAFKLSRELAQKQREGALPEGAVKLSVLVYRSADVEAAANKIQAMRGEILSRMPSDFYDVLTIRIAGGAIPDLARLAEVYAVESAPEPRFEDESSTQILAGQVAGGIPFRPILAEPTYTDWLAARNLDGSNVTIGYVDNGVLNVDPTGHTSGRVNESVCGTIGSEGHGQFGAATAGGTCTHAGEGTTGFKLGIGVAPLVNFINIPALKSSGACSDDDATRARDTVAFSGPNGVPGTIQNNSWGSGGFTFDGNTVEDVSYTSFERTFDLLTRDADSVAAGNQPLITCFSAGNEGNVSPGATADSPSSLTRPHAAKNILTTGSSSVYRPNAGGTNIDDRSFFSSQGPAFDGRIKPDFMAPGGVAGNFAAIASASVAGFGSPTGDGLHSLSAGTSFATPQTAGGAALLVQWWKRFAPASPSPAMVKAILVNSARDMQGGNTADLIPNRHEGWGRWNLGNVLEPGTPAIVPAPPLFWKTSGLGAVYLDQGVVLANNGDQYQLRFTPANPAQPLRATLVWTDAPGAVGSCPSLVNNLDLEVAQNGNVLLRGNAITAGNGVAGGPPDTRNNVEQVIQPNPSGFYTLTVRAVTLAGDGIPGNGDTTDQDFALVVTNAVVYTGPILSPGVLTLADVCSGTGSGGDTVIDPGENAVFSVPLANSGNAAATGVTASLASQTAGVTIVDGSTAYADISAGGVGNPNAGNTLTVAVSDSVPCGTAADLTLNVTTGQGSFAVPVRLDVGSKTVTTQNLTGTTGVVNDDVANPSQFTTPSAAAGTIRSVTMDVNITSSDSSFLFDDYTLNLLSPQGTGVPVHNAPLPCQSLITNYPNNRLAQIGSMNQYAGEDAGGVWTLRVADKNNIQCTGGGPKGPCSQATLHSWALHITRESAPACNTCIGANPPPEVSGVGSGAPLTLTRDAGTGVVTFAWESLGVMADSYRLYQGSIAALAGAGVTPSNTAPIVCGIASAGTSLTPAGGDLFYLVAGQRGSLVGSLGEASDPVTYPRSANQTCP; encoded by the coding sequence ATGCCAAATTCGCGTCCGGGCTGGGCTCGGCTTGCGGCCATCCTCTGCCTCGGCTTGGCCGGGGCGGCGCTGGCTCTCGTCATCCAGGCGCCGGCGGGCTATTCCTTGCCGTCCGGGAGCCCTCAAGATTCCGGGCTCCGCCTCGCCCTAGTCGATCGCGAGCCGCTTCCCGGCAGCGCGCGAATCCCGCTCGATCAGGCCGTCGCCGAAGTGCGGCACGATTACGGCCGCTCGCTGCTGGTCCGGCTGAGCCGGCAGCAGGAAGAAGCGCTGCGCGCCGTGGGCTACGCCGTCAGGACTTTCGAGGATCCGGAGCGGGTCGGTCTGGGCTACTACAGCTTTCGCGTCCCTCCCGGCCCGCTCGGGCTTCCCGCGGATTTGACGGCCGACGAGTCGCGCCTCGCCGTCGGCACCTATCTCGTCAAGCTCGCCGGCCCGGCGCGCGACGAATGGCTCGCCGAGATTCGCGCCCTGGGCGGTGAGATCCTGACTCCGATTCCCGAATTCACCTACCTGGTCCGGCTCTCTCCGCGGCAGCGGCCGCGTCTGGCGGCGAAGCCGTTCGTCGAATGGGCCGGCCCCTACCAGCCGGCGTTCAAGCTGAGCCGCGAGCTCGCCCAGAAACAACGGGAAGGCGCCCTTCCCGAGGGGGCCGTGAAGCTCAGCGTCCTCGTCTACCGCTCCGCGGACGTCGAGGCGGCGGCGAACAAGATCCAGGCGATGCGGGGAGAGATCCTGAGCCGGATGCCCTCCGACTTCTACGACGTCCTGACGATCCGGATCGCCGGCGGCGCGATCCCCGACCTGGCCCGGCTGGCGGAGGTCTACGCCGTCGAGAGCGCTCCGGAGCCCCGGTTCGAAGACGAGTCGTCGACCCAGATTCTCGCCGGCCAGGTCGCCGGCGGCATCCCCTTCCGGCCGATTCTCGCCGAGCCGACCTACACCGACTGGCTCGCGGCGCGAAACCTGGATGGCTCGAACGTCACCATCGGCTACGTCGACAACGGCGTCCTGAACGTCGACCCGACGGGTCACACGTCGGGCCGGGTCAACGAGAGCGTCTGCGGGACCATCGGATCCGAGGGCCACGGCCAGTTCGGCGCCGCCACCGCGGGCGGCACCTGCACGCACGCCGGCGAGGGGACGACCGGGTTCAAGCTCGGGATCGGCGTGGCCCCGCTGGTCAACTTCATCAACATCCCGGCGCTGAAGAGCAGCGGCGCCTGCTCCGACGACGACGCGACGCGCGCGCGCGACACGGTGGCGTTCAGCGGGCCCAACGGCGTGCCCGGAACGATCCAGAACAACTCCTGGGGCTCGGGAGGTTTCACTTTCGACGGTAACACGGTGGAGGATGTCTCCTATACCAGCTTCGAGCGGACGTTCGACCTCCTCACCCGCGACGCCGATTCGGTGGCCGCCGGGAACCAGCCTTTGATCACCTGCTTCTCGGCCGGCAACGAAGGGAACGTCTCACCCGGCGCGACCGCCGACAGTCCCTCGAGCCTTACGCGGCCGCACGCGGCGAAGAACATCCTCACCACCGGATCCAGCTCGGTCTACCGTCCCAACGCGGGCGGCACCAACATCGACGATCGCAGCTTCTTCAGCAGCCAGGGACCGGCGTTCGACGGCCGGATCAAGCCCGACTTCATGGCTCCGGGGGGCGTGGCCGGCAACTTCGCCGCGATCGCCTCCGCCTCGGTGGCCGGATTCGGCAGCCCGACCGGCGACGGACTCCACAGCCTCTCGGCGGGGACCTCGTTCGCCACCCCGCAGACCGCCGGCGGCGCGGCGCTCCTGGTCCAGTGGTGGAAGCGCTTCGCTCCGGCGTCCCCCTCGCCGGCGATGGTCAAGGCGATCCTGGTGAACAGCGCGCGCGACATGCAGGGAGGCAACACCGCCGATCTCATCCCGAACCGCCACGAAGGCTGGGGGCGGTGGAACCTGGGCAACGTCCTCGAGCCCGGAACGCCCGCCATCGTGCCGGCCCCGCCGCTCTTCTGGAAGACGAGCGGGCTGGGCGCCGTCTACCTCGATCAGGGCGTCGTCCTCGCCAACAATGGCGACCAGTATCAGCTCCGGTTCACCCCGGCGAATCCGGCGCAGCCTCTCCGGGCGACGCTCGTCTGGACCGACGCGCCCGGGGCCGTCGGCTCGTGCCCGTCGCTGGTGAACAATCTCGATCTCGAGGTGGCGCAGAACGGCAACGTCCTCCTGCGCGGCAACGCCATCACCGCCGGCAACGGTGTGGCCGGCGGGCCGCCCGACACGCGCAACAACGTCGAGCAGGTGATCCAGCCCAATCCGTCGGGCTTCTACACCCTGACGGTGAGGGCGGTGACGCTGGCCGGAGACGGGATCCCGGGGAACGGCGACACAACCGATCAGGACTTCGCCCTCGTCGTCACGAACGCGGTCGTCTATACCGGGCCCATCCTCTCCCCCGGCGTTCTGACCCTGGCCGATGTCTGCTCGGGGACCGGCTCGGGAGGCGACACCGTCATCGATCCCGGGGAAAACGCGGTCTTCTCGGTGCCGCTGGCGAACTCCGGGAACGCGGCGGCGACGGGGGTGACGGCCAGCCTCGCTTCTCAAACGGCGGGCGTGACCATCGTCGACGGCAGCACCGCCTACGCCGACATATCCGCGGGGGGCGTCGGCAATCCGAACGCCGGCAACACCCTCACGGTCGCCGTCTCCGACAGCGTCCCCTGCGGCACCGCCGCGGACCTGACCCTGAACGTCACGACGGGACAGGGAAGCTTCGCGGTGCCCGTCCGTCTGGATGTCGGATCGAAGACGGTCACCACGCAGAACCTGACCGGGACGACCGGGGTGGTGAACGACGACGTGGCGAATCCGAGCCAGTTCACCACGCCCTCCGCGGCCGCCGGGACGATCCGCAGCGTCACGATGGACGTGAATATCACCAGCTCCGATTCCTCGTTCCTGTTCGACGACTACACGCTGAACCTGCTCTCTCCGCAGGGCACCGGCGTTCCGGTTCACAACGCCCCGCTGCCCTGCCAGTCGCTGATCACGAACTATCCCAACAACCGGCTCGCCCAGATCGGCAGCATGAATCAGTACGCCGGAGAGGACGCGGGTGGGGTCTGGACGCTCCGGGTCGCCGACAAGAACAATATCCAGTGCACCGGCGGCGGCCCGAAGGGCCCGTGCTCCCAGGCGACGCTGCACTCCTGGGCGCTGCACATCACCCGCGAGAGCGCACCCGCCTGCAACACTTGCATCGGCGCGAACCCCCCGCCCGAGGTCAGCGGCGTCGGGTCCGGCGCGCCCCTGACCCTGACGCGCGACGCCGGCACCGGCGTCGTCACCTTCGCCTGGGAAAGCCTGGGCGTCATGGCCGATTCGTACCGCCTCTACCAGGGCTCCATCGCCGCGCTCGCCGGAGCGGGCGTCACCCCTTCCAACACCGCCCCGATCGTGTGCGGCATCGCCTCGGCCGGCACGAGCCTGACCCCCGCCGGCGGCGACCTCTTCTATCTCGTCGCCGGACAGCGAGGCTCCCTCGTCGGCTCGCTCGGCGAAGCCTCCGACCCGGTGACCTACCCCCGCTCCGCGAACCAGACCTGCCCCTGA
- a CDS encoding Lrp/AsnC ligand binding domain-containing protein, with the protein MAEQAFVLVKVKSGSSEQVEDALADLPGVKLSHSVMGPYDVVVFVEGPNINSLRDMIMKKIQSIPGVRHTTTLLVI; encoded by the coding sequence ATGGCGGAGCAGGCTTTCGTCCTGGTGAAGGTCAAATCGGGCAGCTCGGAACAGGTGGAGGATGCTCTCGCCGACCTGCCGGGCGTGAAGCTGTCGCATTCCGTCATGGGCCCTTATGACGTCGTCGTCTTCGTGGAAGGGCCGAACATCAACAGCCTGCGCGACATGATCATGAAGAAAATCCAATCCATCCCAGGGGTTAGGCATACCACGACGCTGCTGGTGATCTGA
- a CDS encoding ChaN family lipoprotein, translating into MVFQREAVERLKKEIFGVDPNSSRKYIREFHRDFSRFEAVSSLDDLIVTCVKSDIIYIGDYHALASAQAFEARLLAEIASRSDGAALCVEMVFGRQQRILDRYMKEEISEEEFLRRIRYDLEWGYDWEAFRPIFEAAKEYGLPVFGIDCEPRNGFRYIRKRDAYAAARIADIALKNPGAKLVVIVGESHLAREHLPAKVRHALRRKGLERRSTIVLQNLEQVYWQMVERGLQQEDVARLAPDAFCVFNASPIGKYEAYRQVLDRWKGENEDDGAADLTPTVYNIIDTILDFLKVNKYTHCLKKEGHCVEFLVDAFPEVYGSADAELFRRILRTNRFTPEEAEGILAHVEKKGSCFVPRLNAIFLGRFDLAHGGEEAAHFVNLCLKRELNEEAPVDLPLHDLFYGQVMEEALAFFGSKLIVPSRNHFFETEFYQYYRKDRRVIEASTPYSYEEFQEIISFILSHKKFETRYEEYDEVPQEILAGIRSEPKRANILVHELGYFLGQQIYDGYHAGAITRREIADLFRKKFVETGSALRTYLDLAEKLAGVTGS; encoded by the coding sequence ATGGTCTTTCAGCGGGAGGCCGTCGAGCGCCTGAAGAAGGAGATCTTCGGCGTCGATCCCAACTCCTCGCGCAAATACATCCGGGAATTCCATCGCGATTTCAGCCGGTTCGAGGCGGTCAGCTCGCTGGACGATCTGATCGTCACCTGCGTCAAATCCGACATCATCTACATCGGCGACTATCACGCGCTCGCCTCCGCCCAGGCCTTCGAAGCCCGCCTGCTCGCGGAGATCGCCTCCCGGAGCGACGGCGCGGCCCTGTGCGTGGAGATGGTCTTCGGGCGCCAGCAGCGGATTCTGGATCGCTACATGAAGGAGGAGATTTCCGAGGAGGAGTTCCTCCGGCGCATCCGCTACGACCTGGAATGGGGATACGACTGGGAGGCGTTCCGCCCCATCTTCGAGGCGGCGAAGGAGTACGGGCTTCCGGTGTTCGGCATCGATTGCGAGCCGCGGAACGGCTTCCGGTACATTCGGAAGCGGGACGCCTACGCCGCGGCGCGGATCGCCGACATCGCCCTGAAGAACCCCGGCGCGAAGCTCGTCGTGATCGTCGGCGAGTCCCATCTCGCCCGCGAGCACCTGCCCGCGAAAGTCCGGCACGCCCTGAGGCGGAAAGGGCTCGAGCGCCGCTCCACGATCGTGCTGCAGAATCTCGAGCAGGTCTACTGGCAGATGGTGGAGCGGGGGCTGCAGCAGGAGGACGTCGCGCGGCTCGCGCCCGACGCCTTCTGCGTCTTCAACGCGAGCCCGATCGGCAAGTACGAGGCCTACCGGCAGGTCCTCGACCGCTGGAAGGGGGAGAACGAGGACGACGGAGCGGCCGACCTGACGCCCACCGTCTACAACATCATCGACACGATCCTCGATTTTCTCAAGGTGAACAAGTACACCCATTGCCTCAAGAAGGAAGGCCACTGCGTCGAATTCCTCGTCGACGCCTTCCCGGAAGTCTACGGGTCCGCCGACGCGGAGCTGTTCCGCAGGATCCTCCGGACGAACCGCTTCACCCCCGAGGAGGCGGAGGGGATCCTGGCGCACGTGGAGAAGAAGGGCTCCTGCTTCGTGCCTCGCCTGAACGCCATCTTCCTGGGCCGGTTCGATCTGGCCCACGGCGGCGAGGAGGCGGCGCACTTCGTGAACCTCTGTCTCAAGAGGGAGCTGAACGAGGAGGCCCCGGTGGACCTCCCGCTGCACGACCTCTTCTACGGGCAGGTGATGGAAGAGGCGCTCGCCTTCTTCGGCTCCAAGCTCATCGTTCCCAGCCGCAACCATTTCTTCGAGACGGAGTTCTACCAGTACTACCGCAAGGATCGCCGGGTCATCGAAGCGAGCACCCCCTATTCCTACGAGGAGTTCCAGGAGATCATCAGCTTCATCCTGAGCCACAAGAAATTCGAGACGCGCTACGAGGAGTACGACGAGGTTCCCCAGGAGATCCTCGCCGGCATCCGCAGCGAGCCGAAGCGCGCGAACATCCTCGTTCACGAGCTCGGGTATTTCCTGGGACAGCAGATCTACGACGGCTATCACGCGGGGGCCATCACGCGGCGCGAGATCGCCGATCTCTTCCGGAAGAAATTCGTGGAGACGGGAAGCGCCCTGCGCACCTACCTCGATCTGGCGGAGAAGCTCGCCGGAGTGACCGGCTCCTGA
- a CDS encoding twin-arginine translocase TatA/TatE family subunit, producing MGSFGIGEILLILLIFLLLFGAGRLPALANSLGVAIRRFRGEIREGKEPSEPEEDR from the coding sequence ATGGGCTCGTTCGGCATCGGCGAAATCCTGCTGATCCTTTTGATCTTCCTGCTCCTGTTCGGGGCCGGCCGCCTCCCGGCGCTGGCGAACAGCCTCGGAGTCGCCATTCGAAGATTCCGGGGCGAGATCCGGGAAGGGAAAGAACCGAGCGAGCCGGAGGAGGACCGCTGA